Below is a window of Planctomycetes bacterium MalM25 DNA.
GGTAGAGCGCCTGGCCGACCGATTGCTTGTACGAGGGGGACATGCTGTTCGACTCGCGCCACAGGTCCTCGCCCGGCTGGTAGGGCGACACGGGGGGGCCGCCACGCTGCGGGTTCAGGCGGCCCGAAGCGGCGAGCGCCAGATCGCGGATCTCTTCGGCCGATAGACGGTACGCCGGTCCGCGTGCGAGCCAGCGGTTGTCGCGGTCGTCCTCCGCGAGACTTCCGGTCGCACGCGAGTCCTGGCGGTAGGTCGCCGACAGGACGAGCTGCTTGCTGAACCGCTTCACGTCCCAGCCGCTCTCGATGAAGTCGCGGGCGAGCCAGTCGAGCAGCTCGGGGTGCGTGGGCGCCTCGCCCTGCAGGCCGAAGTTCTCCGGGGTGCGGACCAAGCCGGCCCCAAAGAAGCCGCCCCACAGCCGGTTCACCGTCACGCGCGAGGTGAGCGGGTGATCGGGGGCCGTCGCCCAGGCGGCGAGGCCGAGGCGGTCACGCGGCTGGTCGGCGGGGAAGGGGGGGGCGAGGTCGGTGAACGTGTTGCGGCTGACGAGCGTCTCGTCGCTGCGGGGGGCGTCGTACGCGCCGCGGTGCAGCACATGCGCCTCGCGGGGCGTGGCCATCTCGTCCATGACCGGGATCTCGTTGATCGCCTCTTCGGCCGTCACGAACGCTTGGCGGGCGGCGGTCAACTCAGCCATCGCCTCGCGGGCCTCGGCGTCGACGGCGCTCACGTAGTGGGCGGCGGTCGATGCGATCGACTCGCCGGTGGCGAGGTGCCCGATTTCGGTGTCGGTCAGGGCGCGGCGGTAGACACGCACGTCGTCGATCAGGCCGCCGTCGAGACCGCGATCGCGGAAACGCTGGCCGATCGTCAGCTTGCCGCCGTGCATGACTTTGACCAGGGCCCGTTTCTTGATCTGGTCGCGCAAGACCTCGGTCTCGAGCTCAACGCCGTTCACGTAGAGCTTGAGGCCCGCCGCGCGGGAGCGGCCGTCGTACGTGGCGGTGACCTGGATCCACTGGTCGGCGGGGATCGCCGTCTTGCTGCGTACGCCGATCGCGTTGCCCGGCCAGACGCGGTACATCCGCGATTCGAGGAAGCCGTCAGTGATCGTCAGATCCCAGCCGTTGAAAGCGAGTTGCCCGCGGCTCACCTGCGCGATGACCGCCTGTTCGGCCGAGCGCTTGGTCTCCCGCATCGACACGACCAAGCTGAAAGGTGTCCAGCGGTCGAACGCCTCGATCCCCGGCATCACGACGCCCCGCTCGCCGTCGAGCCGAACGGCCATTCGTGGCGTCTCTTCGCTCGCCGATTCAGCGCCGTCCGCCGAGGCGGTCGGTTTGAGCCTGGGCAGCGGGCTGTCCGTCACTTCGACCGTTGGGAGCGGCTTTGCCGGGTTGGCGTCCCCTTTGCCGGCGTAGTAGGTCTCCTTCAGTTCCTTCTTGAAGGGGACGTCGAAGCCCAGGGCGAGCACCTGATCGGGGATCTGGTCGAGCGGTTCGTCGCTGGGGGGCTGGTTGTGCAGACGCTGCTCCGCGTTGGCGACCGCGTCTTGGTAGGCCGCCTCGGCGGCTTCGACCGCGCGTCGGGCCTCCTCGAGCGTTGCCGCCTGTTCGTCGGTCGGCAGCATGAGCGAGGGGGCGGGGACTTTTTCGCTGTTGTCGTAGACGCCGTTCTCGTCGATCGAGTTGAAGAACGCCGACAGCGAGTAGTAGTCGCGTTGCGAGATCGGGTCGTACTTGTGGTCGTGGCAGCGGCTGCACTCGAGCGTCAGGCCGAGCACCGCGGTGCCGAACGTGTGGACCCGGTCGGCGACATTCTCCAATCGCCACTCCTCGAAGACGGCGCCCCCCTCGTTATTCAGCCGGTGGATCCGGTTGAACGCGGTCGCCAGGCGTTGATCACGTGTCGGGTTCTCCAGCAGGTCGCCGGCGATCTGCCACGTGAGGAAGTCGTCGTACGGCAGGTTGTCGTTGAACGCGCGGACCACCCAGTCGCGGTACGGCCACTGCGTGTTCAGCTTGTCGGACTGGTAACCGTACGAGTCGGCGTAGCGCGCCGCGTCGAGCCAGGCGACCGCCTGGTGCTCGCCGTAGGCGGGCGAGGCGAGCAGGCGATCGACCTCGGCCGCGTAGGCCGCCTCGCGGTTGCCCGAATCGGTAAGACGCTGATCGAACGCTTCGATCTCTTCGGGCGTCGGCGGCAGGCCGGTCAGGTCGAACGTCACGCGGCGGAGCCAGCGGGCGGGCGTTGCCTCGTCTTGTGGTGCAAGGCCGCGGCGCCCGAGCGATTCGAACACGAAGGCGTCGAGCGGCGTTTTCGCCCAGCCCGAGGTGTCGCCGGCGGGGACCGGCACACTCGCGGGCAGCGGTCGGAAGGCCCAGTGGACCTCGTACTTGGCGCCCGCCTTGATCCAACGGTCGACCGTCACCTTGGCATCGTCGGTCAGCGACAGCTTCGAGTAGGGGGGCGGCATCATCTCGTCGGGGTCGTCGCTGTGGATGCGGCGGGCGACCTCTCCTGATTCGATCGCGTCGCGCGCGGCGTCCTCCAGGTCGAGCCGCAAGTCCGCCTCGCGCGTTTCGGCGTCGGGCCCGTGGCAGTAGTAGCACTTGTCCGAGAGGATCGGACGCACGTCGCGGTCGAAGGAGACCTCCTCGGCGTGTGCCAGAGAGGGCAACGCGATCGCGACGACATAGAGGGCGCACCGGAGCGTGCGAAACAGCTTGGCGGTCGGCATAGCGTTGTAGGGTGACGCGGTGTCCATGCGGCTTGGTAGTCGGGTTCCGATCAGCGTCGCCGCGACAAGAGACTGCAGGCGGTGAGAGTCAGCAGGAGGGCCGTCGGTTCGGGGACGCCTGCCAGGGCGGGAGCGGTCGCCGACACGCCGTAGTTGGCACGCCAGACAGCGTAGTCAAGATCATCAACAATCGCATCGCCGTTGGCGTCGGCGGCCAGGTCGCTAGTGCTCCCTGCCGCGTCACGCCAAACGGTGTAGTCCGCGGCATCGACGACGCCGTCCGCGTTGAAGTCGCCTGGAAGGGTGGGAAGGACGACCAAGTCGAGCTGACCGCCGATGCCGTCGCCCGCCCATTCCGCGGCGGAGAGGAAGTTGGCGAGCACCGCTTCATCAAGGCCCGCGGGCGCCGTGAGGCCCAGGCCCAAGAGCACGAAGCCATCGACCCCTTGGCCGGCGGCCGCTTGGGCGCTGACCCAGCCCGCCTGCTGCTCGGTGTCGTCCGCCCACCCGTCGCCGGCGTCGATCGCCGCGTCGAGTTCCGAGAAATCGGCCGCGCCGCCCAATGCGTCGTCGGTCGAGAGGCTCAGGGCGAGGACTTCCAAGCCGGCGGGGGCTAGATGCAATTCACCGGTCGCGGGGTCGTAGACTAGGTTCGGGTTGCCGGTTTCGTCGTCGCCCAGGAGGCCGGCCGTTGAACCCCCCTCGACGGCGCCTGTGAAGCCGATGAGCGTGGTCGCGACGTCGACGCCATCCACATCGCCATCGGCGTCGAAGTTGCCGCGGGTCCACTCGGGGCGGACGCCCGAGGCGCCCCGGTTGGCGAGCACGGCGACCGCGTCGCGGGTGTCGAGGTCGCCGTCGACGTCCGCGTCGCCGGCGAGGGTGTTCCGCAGCGCGAGCCACTCGTTGACATCGGCCGCATTGACCTGCCCGTCGCCGGTCAGGTCGTGTCGGTCGCCCGCGGCGACGGCGCCGAATTGCTGGTAGAGCGCATCGAGGTCACCGCCGTCGAGTTTGCCGCCCCCGTTGTAGTCGCCGATCGAGCGGGTCACCTCGAGGACGGCCGCGCTGATCGTTCCGCTCGATCCGGAGAAGGGGAAGAAGAAGCTGAGGTCGTTCTGGCCGTCGTTGAGCATGTCGACCGGCACCTCGATCTCGCGCATGACGAGGTCGAAGTCGTTGTCGTCGAGCTCCAGTTCGTCGGGCGTGATTGTGAAGGAGTTGCCGTTGACTCGCACGCTGATGGTCGGCAGCGTTTCCGAAGTCGCACTAAAGCCAAACCGCAGTTTCGCGGCGACGGCGTCCTCGGTGTTGGCGTCGATCGTGGTGGTGAGGAACGACTGCGTGCTGAACGCCATCTCGGTGTCGGCGCTGTAGGTCGTGCGGCTGTCGTGGGCGTGGTCGTAGACCTCGGCCCCCGCGAGAGTGAGCACCAGCAAAGCGCCCTCTTCGCCCTGGAGGGTGAGGTCCTGCCACGAGCCGCTCACGTCGGTGTCGGGCAAGTAGAAATTCTGCCCGCCGAGTCGGAAGGTGCGAGTGAGCTTGGCGTCGGTCACGCCCAGGGCGCCGAGCGTCTCCAGGTCGATCTCCTGTTCGGCGGATCGCAGGTTGTTGAGCATCACGTAGAGCTGATTTCCGTCACGGTAGGCGACGCTCTGCAAGTCGGGGTCGCCGGCATCGACCTTCACGTACTCGCCGCGGACCTGGGAGTACATGCGGAACGTATTGCCCACGATGGTCTCAACCCAATCGCCGCTGGCGTCTTGTTCCCAGAAGACGTTGTCGCCGGCCGGGTTGGTCGGCACGGCGTTCTGCCAGTGGCGCGGCGAGACGAAGGGCGTCGCGTTGATGATCCGGTCGGGCCGGTCCATGTAGACGAGCAGCTGCTCGCGGACGTCGCGGACCAGGTCCCACTGCTGCTCGTCGCGAGCGTAGTCGCCGTAGGAGCCGTCGGCCATGTTCGTCCGGTTCCACGAGCCGTACTCGGTGATCGCGAACTGCTTGGGGTCGCCTAGCGTGTTGTGGCTGTAGGTCTCGAAGAGGTCCATGATCGCCACGACGTGACCGGGCGAGTGGTGGATGGCCTGCTCGTACGACCCGTCGGCGGCGACGTCGTAACGCTCGTAGTTGTGGATCGTCCAGTAGTCGAACTCGACGCTCTGACCGCCGGGGGTTTGCCAGGTGGTCATGTCGTCGATCAGCGCCTTCATGTCCGACCAGGTGTTGGAGCCGGTCCCCTCGAACTTATCGCCGCTGGAAGTCCCCCCGATGCGCAGCTGCGGGTAGGCCTCTTTCACCTGTTCCGTCACCACCCGGTGCAAGTCGATCACGTCGTTCCAGGGGACGCCGGTCCACTGCGGCTCGTTCATGATTTCGAAGTAGAAACGGTCCTGCGGGATCGGCAGGAAAGCGTTCGGGCCGTAGACGACTTCCTCGAAGTAGACGTTGAGGAAGTCGGCGTAGGCCTCGTAGTTGGTGGGCATCTGGGTGCCCGAGTCGAGGTAGTCCGGCCAGAATCCGCCGTTGCGCCCGTTCTGTATGAAGATCGGGTTCTCGCCTTCACGTAAGGGCTCCCAACGCGAGCTGTTCAATACGTGGTTGCGATAGTCGCCTTGAATCTTGGCGACGGCGGCGGCGGGGTCGATGTAGTCCGGGCGAGTCGGGTCTTCGGGCAGGTTCTGGGCGATGCCCTGATCGAGGTCGGTCGAGTGGCGCCCGGTGGCGATGTTGAGCCCGTCGGCGGACCAGGTCTCTTCGACTAGGTTGCCCAGGTTCGTGCTGTTGGGCGCAACGAGGGTGCCGTGGTAATTGAAGAATTGGGCGCGGTCGAGCGAACGGACCCCGCCGGTCATCGATCGGGCGTCGGTCTCGATCGTGAGGGTGGTCTGCGCCACCGCGCCGGCGCCCGCGCCGCAGGCGATCAGCGCCAGGGCCACGCGCATTCCTTGTCCTAGTAGACGATTCGCCTGCATCCTGTGCCGTGATTGATTGTGGTGAGGGGGGACCCGGTCGGGAGCGGCGGGAGGCGCCCCCAGAGTTCTCTGCCTGCGGAGCCCACGGGAAGGCGGGTTCTCGGGATGATGAGCCACACTTGTTCCGGAGCGGGCTCAACCTGGGTCGGTGGTACTTTACTTATGTCCTGAGCCGGGGCGAGCCGCCACTATTGTAGGCGTGTACGGCGGGTCGATTAGACTGAGCTATGGGCCTCGGCGTTTCGGTAAGTCTTTTTGTGGAAGGGGTTTGCGTTCTGTCTTGGTGTGGCGGCTCCCTTAATCCTGTTGGTCGGCGTCGGCGGATGCCGGGGACGGCGGACATTACGTTCCCTGCGGGCGGTCCGGCCTCGCTTATTCAGCAGGTGGGGCCCGACTCAGGTATCTTAGCTGCTCTCTTTCCGCTCCCTCTCGATGCGACAAGGCGACGGTCTCATAGTGATTGGCTCCAAGCGATTCGTGCTCTCGCTCCCCCTGATTTTGGCCGCGGCGGTCTCTGCCCATGGGGAGCGGGCGTCGTTCAACGACGACTGGCGGTTCCACAAGGGCGAAGCCCCCGGGGCCGAGGCGCCGGCGTTCGACGACGCCGCGTGGCGGTCGCTCCGGTTGCCGCACGACTGGGCCATCGAGGGGCCCTTCGATCCGAAGTACAACGCCCGCTGCGGCGGCCTGCCGTTTCACGGGACCGGCTGGTACCGCAAGAGCTTCCCGACGCCCGATCTCGCCGGCGGCGAGCGGGTCGCGATCGAGTTCGACGGCGCCATGTACGACGCCCACATCTGGGTGAACGGCCACTTCGTGGGCAAACGCCCGTTCGGCTACATCGGCTTCGAGTTCGATGTGACCGACCACCTCACGCGTGACGGTTCGCCGAACGTGGTCGCCGTCCGCCTGCAGCCGGAAGACCTCTCGTCCCGCTGGTACCCGGGGGCCGGGCTGTACCGTAACACTTGGCTCAACGTCCGCCCGGCGGTGCACGTGCCGCAATGGGGCGTCGCGGTCACGACGCCGAGCGTGACCGACGAGATGGCCTCGGTCGCCATCGCCACCGACGTCGTGAACTCTACCGAGGCCGAGGCGAAGGTCTTTGTCCGGCAGGCGGTTGTTGACGCCGATGGGGAGTCCCTCGCCGAGCACTCGCAGCACCTGACGGTCGCCGCGGGCGAGAGCGAGTCGGTCCGCCAGCGCCTCGCGCTGATGAGCCCGGAGCGTTGGGACCTCGATAACCCGCACCTCTACCGGTTGGTCACCGAGGTGAAGGACGCCGAGGGAGCCGTGGTCGACGCGGTCGAGACCGATTTCGGCGTGCGGACGGTCGAGTTCGGTCCCGAGTTCGGCTTCAAGCTCAACGGCCGCCGCGTCCCGATGAACGGCGTCTGCATGCACCACGACCTCGGCCCGCTCGGTGCGGCGGTCAATCGGCGGGCGACCGAGCGGCAGCTCGAGATCATGCAGGCGATGGGCGTCAACGCGATCCGCACATCACACAACCCGCCCTCTCCCGAGCTGCTGGAGCTGTGCGACCGGATGGGGCTGCTCGTCCTCGACGAGGCGTTTGATTGCTGGCGTAAACCGAAGGTCGAGAACGGCTACAACAAGTTCTTCGACGAGTGGCACGAGCGCGACCTCCGCGACATGATCCGCCGCGACCGCAACCACCCGTCGGTGGTTCTGTGGAGTATTGGCAACGAGATCATGGAGCAGTGGACGAAGGACGGCTACAAGCTGGCGCGAGAGTTGACCGACATCTGCCACGACGAGGACCCCAGCCGCCTGGTCACCGCGGGCTTCAACGGCTATCCCGCGTCGTACAACAACAAGATGGCTCACGAGGTCGACGTGGTCGGCCTCAACTACAAGCCGATGTTCTACCCCGAGGCGATCGAGCGTGAGCCCGGCTTTGTGCTGTACGGCTCGGAGACCTCCAGCTGCACCAGCAGCCGCGGCGTCTACCACCTGCCGATCGAGGCCTACGTGAAGCACCCCTCGCTGCAGGTGACCAGCTACGACCTGATCGGCCCCAAATGGGCCTACCCGCCCGACATCGAGTTCCAGCAGCTCGACCGCAACCCTCGCCTCTTTGGCGAGTTCGTCTGGACCGGCTTCGACTACCTGGGCGAGCCGACTCCCTTCGGCGGCAAGGACAACTCAACGAACGGCTACTGGAACGG
It encodes the following:
- a CDS encoding Planctomycete cytochrome C — translated: MDTASPYNAMPTAKLFRTLRCALYVVAIALPSLAHAEEVSFDRDVRPILSDKCYYCHGPDAETREADLRLDLEDAARDAIESGEVARRIHSDDPDEMMPPPYSKLSLTDDAKVTVDRWIKAGAKYEVHWAFRPLPASVPVPAGDTSGWAKTPLDAFVFESLGRRGLAPQDEATPARWLRRVTFDLTGLPPTPEEIEAFDQRLTDSGNREAAYAAEVDRLLASPAYGEHQAVAWLDAARYADSYGYQSDKLNTQWPYRDWVVRAFNDNLPYDDFLTWQIAGDLLENPTRDQRLATAFNRIHRLNNEGGAVFEEWRLENVADRVHTFGTAVLGLTLECSRCHDHKYDPISQRDYYSLSAFFNSIDENGVYDNSEKVPAPSLMLPTDEQAATLEEARRAVEAAEAAYQDAVANAEQRLHNQPPSDEPLDQIPDQVLALGFDVPFKKELKETYYAGKGDANPAKPLPTVEVTDSPLPRLKPTASADGAESASEETPRMAVRLDGERGVVMPGIEAFDRWTPFSLVVSMRETKRSAEQAVIAQVSRGQLAFNGWDLTITDGFLESRMYRVWPGNAIGVRSKTAIPADQWIQVTATYDGRSRAAGLKLYVNGVELETEVLRDQIKKRALVKVMHGGKLTIGQRFRDRGLDGGLIDDVRVYRRALTDTEIGHLATGESIASTAAHYVSAVDAEAREAMAELTAARQAFVTAEEAINEIPVMDEMATPREAHVLHRGAYDAPRSDETLVSRNTFTDLAPPFPADQPRDRLGLAAWATAPDHPLTSRVTVNRLWGGFFGAGLVRTPENFGLQGEAPTHPELLDWLARDFIESGWDVKRFSKQLVLSATYRQDSRATGSLAEDDRDNRWLARGPAYRLSAEEIRDLALAASGRLNPQRGGPPVSPYQPGEDLWRESNSMSPSYKQSVGQALYRRSLYSVWKRTAPLPNMMAFDSESREVCIVKRARTNTPLQALVLLNDVQFLEASRSLAERALSREGDLASRLDWAFVTLTGRRPDETEREVLASLHADEIKHYRADPEAAAALLSLGESQPSEDLDKTELAAMTIVCRTVLNLDATVWKR
- a CDS encoding Beta-porphyranase A precursor, which encodes MRVALALIACGAGAGAVAQTTLTIETDARSMTGGVRSLDRAQFFNYHGTLVAPNSTNLGNLVEETWSADGLNIATGRHSTDLDQGIAQNLPEDPTRPDYIDPAAAVAKIQGDYRNHVLNSSRWEPLREGENPIFIQNGRNGGFWPDYLDSGTQMPTNYEAYADFLNVYFEEVVYGPNAFLPIPQDRFYFEIMNEPQWTGVPWNDVIDLHRVVTEQVKEAYPQLRIGGTSSGDKFEGTGSNTWSDMKALIDDMTTWQTPGGQSVEFDYWTIHNYERYDVAADGSYEQAIHHSPGHVVAIMDLFETYSHNTLGDPKQFAITEYGSWNRTNMADGSYGDYARDEQQWDLVRDVREQLLVYMDRPDRIINATPFVSPRHWQNAVPTNPAGDNVFWEQDASGDWVETIVGNTFRMYSQVRGEYVKVDAGDPDLQSVAYRDGNQLYVMLNNLRSAEQEIDLETLGALGVTDAKLTRTFRLGGQNFYLPDTDVSGSWQDLTLQGEEGALLVLTLAGAEVYDHAHDSRTTYSADTEMAFSTQSFLTTTIDANTEDAVAAKLRFGFSATSETLPTISVRVNGNSFTITPDELELDDNDFDLVMREIEVPVDMLNDGQNDLSFFFPFSGSSGTISAAVLEVTRSIGDYNGGGKLDGGDLDALYQQFGAVAAGDRHDLTGDGQVNAADVNEWLALRNTLAGDADVDGDLDTRDAVAVLANRGASGVRPEWTRGNFDADGDVDGVDVATTLIGFTGAVEGGSTAGLLGDDETGNPNLVYDPATGELHLAPAGLEVLALSLSTDDALGGAADFSELDAAIDAGDGWADDTEQQAGWVSAQAAAGQGVDGFVLLGLGLTAPAGLDEAVLANFLSAAEWAGDGIGGQLDLVVLPTLPGDFNADGVVDAADYTVWRDAAGSTSDLAADANGDAIVDDLDYAVWRANYGVSATAPALAGVPEPTALLLTLTACSLLSRRR
- the lacZ_3 gene encoding Beta-galactosidase; translated protein: MRQGDGLIVIGSKRFVLSLPLILAAAVSAHGERASFNDDWRFHKGEAPGAEAPAFDDAAWRSLRLPHDWAIEGPFDPKYNARCGGLPFHGTGWYRKSFPTPDLAGGERVAIEFDGAMYDAHIWVNGHFVGKRPFGYIGFEFDVTDHLTRDGSPNVVAVRLQPEDLSSRWYPGAGLYRNTWLNVRPAVHVPQWGVAVTTPSVTDEMASVAIATDVVNSTEAEAKVFVRQAVVDADGESLAEHSQHLTVAAGESESVRQRLALMSPERWDLDNPHLYRLVTEVKDAEGAVVDAVETDFGVRTVEFGPEFGFKLNGRRVPMNGVCMHHDLGPLGAAVNRRATERQLEIMQAMGVNAIRTSHNPPSPELLELCDRMGLLVLDEAFDCWRKPKVENGYNKFFDEWHERDLRDMIRRDRNHPSVVLWSIGNEIMEQWTKDGYKLARELTDICHDEDPSRLVTAGFNGYPASYNNKMAHEVDVVGLNYKPMFYPEAIEREPGFVLYGSETSSCTSSRGVYHLPIEAYVKHPSLQVTSYDLIGPKWAYPPDIEFQQLDRNPRLFGEFVWTGFDYLGEPTPFGGKDNSTNGYWNGDWPSRSSYFGCVDLCGLPKDRFYLYQSQWTDEPMVHLLPHWNWADAEAEAIPVYCYTNGDEAELFLNGESLGRRKKGVDTTPVKVDCYNWPGGDLDSPYRLRWDVPFQPGELRVVAYRDGKPVAEKTIHTASEPAAVELSVDRDALQGTEDLAFVTATVVDADGNPCPRADNRIEFTIEGPGRVVAVGNGDASSTDPFQADWRKAFSGKCVAYVGPQDADASGEFTLTARGDGLRPQSVRVAIAKD